The Microbacterium sp. LWH7-1.2 genome window below encodes:
- a CDS encoding amino acid permease, producing the protein MSQASSATPPESPASSTATSAKVAGATYTRAGQDYFEKRGLKRTAGVWGLWGLAVAAVISGDFSGWNFGIDFAGFGGMLIAFVILVAMYYGMIFSIGEMAAAMPHTGGAYSFARSAMGPWGGLITGAAETIEYVATTAVIVFFSASYADAITSELLGLSLPGWVWWIILYAVFIALNAAGASISFTFAIVVSVISIGIILVFSAMALFSGAFQWANLWDIVPDPGQTEFLPHGVLPILFALPFAMWFFLGIEELPLAAEESHNPVRDIPRAGFWARGTLIVTGLLVLFLNTGVLGAEATGVAAEPLLDGFRAIVGDQLAALLALFALVGLLASLQGIMFAYGRNMYSLSRAGYYPQFLSLTGKRKTPWVALVVGAVIGFIALVIIEFAGGSGSVAGAIVLNIAVWGAVLAYFLQMVSFIILRKKLPNVERPYRSPWGITGAVIAAAIALLIFVGFLLNPTFLPAIIAIAVVYVVLLLGFGLFFRHRLVLSPEEEYAISGGSHGDPQAEGYDAMETEVFGDKS; encoded by the coding sequence ATGTCCCAAGCGAGCAGTGCCACTCCGCCGGAATCCCCGGCATCGTCCACCGCCACCTCAGCGAAGGTCGCGGGAGCGACCTATACGAGGGCCGGCCAGGACTACTTCGAGAAGCGCGGCCTGAAACGAACCGCCGGCGTGTGGGGTCTGTGGGGCCTCGCCGTCGCCGCGGTCATCTCGGGCGACTTCTCGGGATGGAACTTCGGCATCGACTTCGCCGGCTTCGGCGGCATGCTGATCGCCTTCGTCATCCTCGTCGCCATGTACTACGGCATGATCTTCTCGATCGGCGAGATGGCCGCCGCCATGCCCCACACCGGCGGCGCCTACTCCTTCGCGCGCTCCGCGATGGGTCCGTGGGGCGGCCTCATCACCGGCGCCGCCGAGACGATCGAGTACGTCGCGACGACCGCGGTCATCGTCTTCTTCTCGGCCTCGTACGCCGACGCCATCACCTCCGAGCTGCTCGGGCTGTCACTGCCCGGCTGGGTGTGGTGGATCATCCTGTACGCGGTCTTCATCGCCCTGAACGCCGCCGGCGCCAGCATCTCCTTCACGTTCGCGATCGTGGTCTCGGTGATCTCGATCGGCATCATCCTGGTGTTCTCCGCGATGGCGCTGTTCTCGGGCGCCTTCCAGTGGGCGAACCTGTGGGACATCGTCCCCGACCCCGGCCAGACGGAGTTCCTGCCGCACGGCGTCCTGCCGATCCTGTTCGCCCTCCCGTTCGCCATGTGGTTCTTCCTCGGCATCGAGGAGCTTCCGCTGGCGGCAGAGGAATCGCACAACCCGGTGCGCGACATCCCGCGCGCAGGCTTCTGGGCGCGGGGCACGCTCATCGTCACCGGTCTGCTGGTGCTGTTCCTCAACACCGGCGTGCTGGGCGCCGAGGCGACGGGCGTGGCCGCCGAACCCCTGCTCGACGGCTTCCGCGCCATCGTCGGCGACCAGCTGGCGGCGCTTCTCGCGCTGTTCGCCCTCGTGGGCCTCCTCGCCTCGCTGCAGGGCATCATGTTCGCCTACGGCCGAAACATGTACTCGCTCTCCCGCGCGGGCTACTACCCGCAGTTCCTGTCGCTCACGGGAAAGCGCAAGACGCCCTGGGTGGCGCTGGTGGTCGGGGCGGTGATCGGCTTCATCGCGCTGGTCATCATCGAGTTCGCCGGCGGCTCGGGCAGTGTCGCGGGCGCCATCGTCCTCAACATCGCGGTGTGGGGCGCGGTGCTCGCGTACTTCCTCCAGATGGTGTCGTTCATCATCCTGCGCAAGAAGCTGCCGAACGTGGAACGCCCCTACCGCAGCCCGTGGGGCATCACCGGAGCGGTCATCGCGGCCGCGATCGCGCTCCTGATCTTCGTCGGATTCCTGCTCAACCCCACGTTCCTGCCCGCGATCATCGCCATCGCGGTCGTCTACGTCGTGCTGCTCCTCGGCTTCGGCCTCTTCTTCCGTCACCGCCTGGTGCTCTCGCCGGAGGAGGAGTACGCGATCTCGGGCGGCTCCCACGGCGACCCGCAGGCGGAGGGCTACGACGCGATGGAGACAGAGGTGTTCGGCGACAAGTCCTAG
- a CDS encoding amino-acid N-acetyltransferase has translation MAEFTVRPARTSDVRRIQALLEPFVQRRILLGKDLVVLYEATQQFLIAEDANGDIIGCGALHVMWEDLGEVRTLIVADGWLHHGVGRAIVEGLEANARALGLTRLFCLTFEVDFFTRRGFEQIGEQVVDPDVYSQLIRSPDEGVAEFLDLAHVKPNTLGNTRMLKRL, from the coding sequence GTGGCAGAGTTCACCGTCAGGCCGGCGCGCACGAGCGACGTCCGCCGCATCCAGGCGCTCCTCGAGCCGTTCGTGCAGCGGCGGATCCTGCTCGGCAAGGACCTGGTCGTGCTCTACGAGGCGACTCAGCAGTTCCTCATCGCCGAGGATGCGAACGGCGACATCATCGGATGCGGTGCGCTGCACGTCATGTGGGAGGACCTCGGCGAGGTGCGCACCCTGATCGTGGCCGACGGCTGGCTGCACCACGGCGTGGGTCGTGCGATCGTCGAGGGTCTCGAGGCGAACGCCCGCGCGCTCGGCCTCACCCGCCTGTTCTGCCTCACGTTCGAAGTCGACTTCTTCACGCGCCGCGGGTTCGAGCAGATCGGCGAGCAGGTCGTCGACCCCGACGTCTACTCTCAGCTCATCCGCTCGCCCGACGAGGGCGTCGCGGAGTTCCTCGACCTCGCGCACGTGAAGCCGAACACCCTCGGCAACACCCGCATGCTGAAGCGTCTCTGA
- a CDS encoding ATP-dependent Clp protease ATP-binding subunit yields MFERFTDRARRVVVLAQEEAKMLNHNYIGTEHILLGLIHEGEGVAAKALESLGISLDAVREQVQDIIGQGQQQPTGHIPFTPRAKKVLELSLREALQLGHNYIGTEHILLGLIREGEGVAAQVLVKLGADLNKVRQQVIQLLSGYQGKEPAGVASGQGEQTQGTTQGGSQVLDQFGRNLTQAARDNKLDPVIGREKEIERVMQILSRRSKNNPVLIGEPGVGKTAVVEGLAQAIVKGDVPETLKDKQLYSLDLGSLIAGSRYRGDFEERLKKVTKEIRTRGDIIVFIDEIHTLVGAGAAEGAIDAASILKPLLARGELQTIGATTLDEYRKHFEKDAALERRFQPIQVAEPSLPHAINILKGLRDRYEAHHKVQITDGAIVAAANLADRYISDRFLPDKAIDLIDEAGARLRLSILSSPPELREFDDKIAKVREDKERASEEQDFEKAASLRDEEKSLLAERLRLEKQWRSGDVASHAVVDEGLIAEVLAQATGIPVFKLTEEESSRLVFMEKALHQRVIGQEEAIAALSKTIRRQRAGLKDPKRPSGSFIFAGPTGVGKTELAKALAEFLFDDEHALISLDMSEFGEKHTVSRLFGAPPGFVGFEEGGQLTEKVRRKPFSVVLFDEIEKAHPDIFNSLLQILEEGRLTDGQGRVIDFKNTVIIMTTNLGSSAIAGGPVGFQVEGNSGTTYERMKGKVNEELKRNFKPEFLNRVDDIIVFPQLDKDELRQIVGLFTKRLGERLLDRDMTIELTDAAKDKLIDIGFDPALGARPLRRAMQREVEDRLSEKILHGELDPGDHVKVDAQNGEFVFEHGPRGEKVAVGVVHNGEITATPDLAANS; encoded by the coding sequence ATGTTCGAGAGATTCACCGACCGTGCCCGTCGTGTGGTCGTCCTCGCCCAGGAAGAGGCGAAGATGCTGAACCACAACTACATCGGCACCGAGCACATCCTGCTCGGTCTCATCCACGAGGGTGAGGGCGTCGCCGCCAAGGCCCTCGAGAGCCTCGGAATCTCGCTCGATGCTGTGCGCGAGCAGGTGCAGGACATCATCGGCCAGGGTCAGCAGCAGCCGACCGGCCACATCCCCTTCACGCCGCGCGCCAAGAAGGTGCTCGAGCTCAGCCTCCGCGAGGCGCTGCAGCTGGGCCACAACTACATCGGCACCGAGCACATCCTCCTCGGCCTCATCCGTGAGGGTGAGGGCGTCGCCGCCCAGGTTCTGGTCAAGCTCGGCGCCGACCTCAACAAGGTGCGCCAGCAGGTCATCCAGCTGCTCTCGGGTTACCAGGGCAAGGAGCCCGCGGGCGTCGCGAGCGGGCAGGGCGAGCAGACCCAGGGCACCACGCAGGGCGGCTCGCAGGTGCTCGACCAGTTCGGCCGCAACCTCACGCAGGCCGCGCGCGACAACAAGCTCGACCCGGTCATCGGGCGCGAGAAGGAGATCGAGCGCGTGATGCAGATCCTGTCGCGCCGCTCCAAGAACAACCCCGTCCTCATCGGTGAGCCCGGTGTGGGAAAGACGGCGGTCGTCGAGGGCCTCGCCCAGGCCATCGTCAAGGGCGACGTGCCCGAGACGCTCAAGGACAAGCAGCTCTACTCCCTCGACCTCGGCTCGCTCATCGCCGGTTCCCGCTACCGCGGTGACTTCGAGGAGCGCCTGAAGAAGGTCACCAAGGAGATCCGCACGCGCGGCGACATCATCGTCTTCATCGACGAGATCCACACCCTGGTGGGTGCGGGTGCTGCCGAGGGCGCGATCGACGCCGCCTCGATCCTGAAGCCCCTCCTCGCTCGCGGCGAGCTCCAGACGATCGGTGCGACGACGCTCGACGAGTACCGCAAGCACTTCGAGAAGGATGCTGCGCTCGAGCGCCGCTTCCAGCCGATCCAGGTCGCCGAGCCGAGCCTGCCCCACGCGATCAACATCCTGAAGGGCCTGCGCGACCGCTACGAGGCGCACCACAAGGTGCAGATCACCGACGGCGCGATCGTCGCGGCGGCGAACCTCGCCGACCGGTACATCTCGGACCGCTTCCTGCCCGACAAGGCCATCGACCTGATCGACGAGGCCGGCGCCCGCCTGCGTCTGTCGATCCTGTCGAGCCCGCCCGAGCTGCGCGAGTTCGACGACAAGATCGCCAAGGTCCGCGAAGACAAGGAGCGCGCCTCCGAGGAGCAGGACTTCGAGAAGGCCGCATCGCTGCGTGACGAGGAGAAGTCGCTCCTCGCCGAGCGCCTGCGCCTCGAGAAGCAGTGGCGCTCGGGTGACGTCGCCAGCCACGCCGTGGTCGACGAGGGCCTGATCGCCGAGGTGCTCGCCCAGGCGACCGGCATCCCGGTGTTCAAGCTCACCGAGGAGGAGTCGAGCCGTCTCGTCTTCATGGAGAAGGCGCTGCACCAGCGTGTCATCGGCCAGGAGGAGGCGATCGCCGCCCTCTCGAAGACGATCCGCCGTCAGCGTGCCGGGCTCAAGGACCCGAAGCGTCCGTCGGGCTCGTTCATCTTCGCCGGCCCCACGGGCGTCGGAAAGACGGAGCTCGCCAAGGCGCTCGCCGAATTCCTCTTCGATGACGAGCACGCGCTGATCTCGCTCGACATGTCGGAGTTCGGCGAGAAGCACACGGTCTCGCGGCTGTTCGGTGCCCCTCCCGGGTTCGTCGGATTCGAAGAGGGCGGTCAGCTCACCGAGAAGGTGCGCCGCAAGCCGTTCTCGGTCGTGCTCTTCGACGAGATCGAGAAGGCCCACCCCGACATCTTCAACTCGCTCCTGCAGATCCTCGAAGAGGGTCGCCTGACCGACGGTCAGGGTCGCGTGATCGACTTCAAGAACACGGTGATCATCATGACGACGAACCTCGGTTCGTCGGCGATCGCCGGCGGCCCGGTGGGCTTCCAGGTCGAGGGCAACAGCGGCACCACGTACGAGCGCATGAAGGGCAAGGTCAACGAGGAGCTGAAGCGCAACTTCAAGCCCGAGTTCCTGAACCGCGTGGACGACATCATCGTCTTCCCGCAGCTCGACAAGGACGAGCTGCGCCAGATCGTGGGCCTGTTCACCAAGCGCCTCGGCGAGCGCCTGCTCGACCGCGACATGACGATCGAGCTGACGGATGCCGCGAAGGACAAGCTGATCGACATCGGCTTCGACCCGGCACTCGGCGCCCGGCCGCTGCGTCGCGCCATGCAGCGCGAGGTGGAGGACCGCCTGTCGGAGAAGATCCTGCACGGCGAGCTCGACCCCGGCGACCACGTGAAGGTCGACGCGCAGAACGGCGAGTTCGTGTTCGAGCACGGCCCGCGCGGTGAGAAGGTCGCGGTGGGCGTCGTCCACAACGGCGAGATCACCGCGACGCCCGACCTCGCCGCGAACTCCTAG
- a CDS encoding helix-turn-helix domain-containing protein, with amino-acid sequence MTPADDEGPSGVHCRLDELLESRGMTLTRLSELVGVSVVNLSILKNDRARAIRYSTLSAICRALDCEIGDLLVRAD; translated from the coding sequence ATGACTCCGGCCGACGACGAGGGACCCTCCGGGGTCCACTGCCGGCTCGACGAGCTGCTCGAGTCTCGCGGGATGACGCTCACGCGACTCTCCGAGCTGGTCGGCGTCTCGGTCGTGAACCTGTCGATCCTCAAGAACGACCGCGCACGGGCGATCCGCTACTCGACGCTGTCGGCCATCTGCCGGGCGCTCGACTGCGAGATCGGCGATCTCCTGGTGCGGGCGGACTGA
- the cls gene encoding cardiolipin synthase gives MITITFDATWWVVLVFILDIVIRVTAIIVVPRNRRPTAAMAWLLAIYFIPIIGVFLFLLIGNPRLPRKRRRKQERINDYIHDTSASLDFGTLRPHAPSWFTSLVTLNRNLGAMPLAGDNAAHLIPDYQQSLDAMADAIREAERFVHVEFYILQADAATDNFFRALEEVAARGVTVRVLLDHWANRGKPFYKRTLKRLTAMGAQWHLMLPVQPLRGKYQRPDLRNHRKLLVVDGRVAFTGSQNVTDSTYNLRKNIKRGLHWVDLMARIEGPVVASVNAVFLSDWYSETDEVLTDQIDLFDVRSGPGDLDCQIVPSGPGFEFQNNLKLFAGLLYAAQRKIIVVSPYFVPDEAMLLAITTACQRGIHVELFVSEEGDQAIVYHAQRSYYEALLRAGVKIWMYKKPFILHTKSLSIDDEVAIMGSSNMDMRSFGLNMEISVLVRGEEFVRQMRAVEDMYRSLSSELTLEEWEKQPLRSTVLDNLARLTSALQ, from the coding sequence ATGATCACCATCACGTTCGACGCGACGTGGTGGGTGGTGCTCGTCTTCATCCTCGACATCGTCATCCGTGTCACGGCGATCATCGTGGTTCCGCGCAATCGCCGCCCTACCGCGGCGATGGCGTGGCTGCTGGCGATCTACTTCATCCCTATCATCGGGGTGTTCCTGTTCCTGCTGATCGGAAACCCCCGGCTTCCGCGCAAGCGCCGCCGCAAGCAGGAGCGCATCAACGACTACATCCACGACACGAGCGCGTCGCTGGACTTCGGCACGCTGCGCCCGCACGCGCCGAGCTGGTTCACGTCGCTCGTCACGCTCAACCGCAATCTCGGCGCGATGCCGCTGGCCGGCGACAACGCCGCGCACCTGATCCCCGACTACCAGCAGAGCCTGGATGCGATGGCCGACGCCATCCGCGAAGCCGAGCGGTTCGTGCACGTCGAGTTCTACATCCTCCAGGCGGATGCCGCGACCGACAACTTCTTCCGTGCTCTCGAAGAGGTGGCGGCGCGCGGCGTGACCGTGCGCGTGCTGCTCGATCACTGGGCGAACCGCGGAAAGCCGTTCTACAAGCGCACCCTCAAGCGCCTGACCGCGATGGGCGCGCAGTGGCACCTCATGCTTCCGGTGCAGCCGCTGCGCGGCAAGTACCAGCGGCCCGACCTGCGCAACCACCGCAAGCTCCTCGTGGTCGACGGCCGCGTCGCCTTCACCGGGTCGCAGAACGTCACCGACTCGACGTACAACCTGCGCAAGAACATCAAGCGCGGCCTGCACTGGGTCGACCTCATGGCGCGCATCGAGGGCCCGGTCGTGGCATCCGTCAATGCCGTCTTCCTGAGCGACTGGTACAGCGAGACCGACGAGGTGCTCACCGATCAGATCGACCTCTTCGATGTGCGCAGCGGGCCCGGCGACCTCGACTGCCAGATCGTGCCGTCGGGACCCGGGTTCGAGTTCCAGAACAACCTCAAGCTCTTCGCCGGGCTCCTCTACGCGGCGCAGCGCAAGATCATCGTGGTGAGCCCGTACTTCGTGCCCGACGAGGCGATGCTGCTCGCGATCACGACGGCATGCCAGCGCGGCATCCATGTCGAGCTGTTCGTGTCGGAGGAGGGCGACCAGGCGATCGTGTACCACGCGCAGCGCAGTTACTACGAAGCGCTGCTGCGCGCGGGCGTGAAGATCTGGATGTACAAGAAGCCGTTCATCCTGCACACGAAGAGCCTCTCGATCGACGACGAGGTCGCGATCATGGGCTCGAGCAACATGGACATGCGCTCGTTCGGTCTCAACATGGAGATCTCCGTGCTCGTGCGCGGTGAGGAGTTCGTGCGCCAGATGCGCGCGGTGGAAGACATGTACCGATCGCTCTCGAGCGAGCTCACGCTCGAGGAGTGGGAGAAGCAGCCGCTGCGCTCAACGGTGCTCGACAATCTCGCGCGTCTCACGTCTGCGCTGCAGTAA
- a CDS encoding DUF4192 family protein has translation MTPTVVKAADAAQFLSFVPRMLGYHPTQSLVVIPFHGARSLGVMRFDLPGGDRDAVDRIAATVTGMVCRLAEADAVAAIAYTGARFSEEGRMPHRDLLAALERRADACGLRVTDLLCAAADGWGSFLDAECPAAGRPLGDLEWMGSGDIPEPDGDQATGAELPACSAEERERVAKAMNALDTAVAVLCGPPAEGGTASRAARSARTAAACDDSVEGSARATVAADGGWPGEPASDLGPVPAPVSGAAEDEASVTDDEARVDPQALAAVCRFDDLPGFFEDALARPLDTADAYDVAALVWCLARPSLRDVALVQWSGNLAQGDEAFDAQLRWESGEDYPAHLAMRMWGEGDRPEVSRLESALELARYSATVAPRDARPGPLAMCAWLSWALGRSTHAAAYADRACEIEPEHGLSQIVLSFVNAGHLPDWAFQRTDAR, from the coding sequence ATGACCCCCACCGTCGTGAAAGCCGCGGATGCCGCACAGTTCCTCTCCTTCGTCCCCCGCATGCTCGGCTACCACCCGACGCAGAGCCTCGTCGTGATCCCGTTCCACGGCGCCCGCAGCCTCGGCGTGATGCGGTTCGATCTCCCCGGCGGCGACCGCGACGCCGTCGACCGGATCGCCGCAACGGTCACCGGCATGGTGTGCCGGCTCGCCGAGGCCGACGCGGTAGCCGCGATCGCGTACACGGGCGCAAGGTTCTCAGAAGAGGGACGGATGCCGCATCGCGACCTCCTCGCCGCGCTCGAGCGCCGCGCCGATGCGTGCGGCCTGCGCGTCACCGATCTGCTGTGCGCCGCGGCGGACGGGTGGGGATCGTTCCTCGACGCCGAGTGTCCCGCCGCGGGCAGGCCGCTCGGCGACCTGGAATGGATGGGCTCGGGAGACATCCCGGAGCCCGACGGCGATCAGGCGACCGGCGCCGAACTGCCGGCGTGCTCGGCCGAGGAGCGGGAGCGGGTCGCGAAGGCGATGAACGCGCTCGACACCGCGGTCGCGGTGCTGTGCGGACCGCCCGCGGAAGGCGGCACCGCGTCCCGCGCCGCGCGGTCGGCTCGGACCGCCGCCGCGTGCGACGACTCGGTCGAGGGCTCCGCGCGAGCGACTGTCGCCGCGGACGGCGGATGGCCCGGCGAACCCGCGAGCGACCTCGGCCCCGTTCCCGCGCCGGTGTCGGGCGCGGCGGAGGACGAGGCATCCGTCACCGACGACGAGGCGCGGGTCGACCCGCAGGCGCTCGCCGCGGTGTGCCGGTTCGACGATCTGCCCGGGTTCTTCGAGGACGCCCTGGCGCGACCGCTCGACACGGCGGACGCGTACGACGTCGCCGCCCTCGTGTGGTGCCTCGCGCGCCCGTCGCTGCGAGATGTCGCCCTCGTGCAGTGGAGCGGCAACCTCGCCCAGGGCGACGAGGCCTTCGACGCGCAGCTGCGGTGGGAATCGGGCGAGGACTACCCGGCGCATCTCGCGATGCGCATGTGGGGCGAGGGCGACCGGCCAGAGGTGTCGCGCCTCGAATCCGCGCTCGAGCTGGCGCGGTATTCGGCCACCGTCGCGCCCCGCGACGCGCGGCCGGGGCCGCTCGCGATGTGCGCGTGGCTGTCGTGGGCTCTCGGCCGCTCGACACACGCAGCCGCCTACGCCGACCGGGCGTGCGAGATCGAGCCCGAGCATGGGCTGTCGCAGATCGTGCTCTCGTTCGTGAACGCGGGGCACCTGCCCGACTGGGCCTTCCAGCGCACGGACGCGCGGTGA
- the lysS gene encoding lysine--tRNA ligase — protein MTDTTSPAETAEPTEEEVFEQKAVRLAKRERLIAERTDAAGGAYPVSVPITDTIPALRERFADLEAGAESGVTAAVAGRVVFSRNTGKLCFASLQSGDGSRIQAMVSLAAVGDESLQAWKELVDLGDHVFVSGEVISSRRGELSIMVSEWSIASKAVLPLPNLHSELSEESRVRSRFLDLIVRDRARETVVARAKVNASLRQTFASHDFIEVETPMLQVQHGGASARPFITNSNAFDTDLYLRIAPELFLKRAVVGGIDRVFEINRNFRNEGADSTHSPEFAMLEAYQAYSDYNGIADLTQELIQNAAIAISGSTTVTWADGTEYDLGGQWERLSMYESLSEAAGREITPETPFEDLVALAEAEGVDLPPHAIHGKLVEELWEHFVKPGLVRPTFVMDFPVDTSPLVREHRSIAGVVEKWDLYVRGFELATGYSELVDPVIQRERFVEQAKLAAKGDLEAMRIDEEFLRALEHGMPPTGGMGMGIDRLLMAVTGLGIRETILFPLVK, from the coding sequence GTGACCGACACGACCTCGCCCGCCGAGACCGCCGAGCCGACCGAAGAGGAAGTCTTCGAGCAGAAGGCCGTGCGACTGGCGAAGCGCGAGCGTCTGATCGCGGAGCGGACGGATGCCGCGGGCGGGGCGTATCCGGTCAGCGTGCCGATCACCGACACGATCCCGGCGCTGCGTGAGCGCTTCGCCGACCTCGAGGCGGGCGCCGAGAGCGGCGTCACCGCGGCGGTCGCAGGCCGCGTCGTCTTCAGCCGCAACACCGGCAAGCTCTGCTTCGCCTCGCTGCAGTCGGGCGACGGCAGCCGCATCCAGGCGATGGTGTCGCTCGCGGCCGTCGGCGACGAGTCGCTCCAGGCCTGGAAGGAGCTCGTCGACCTCGGGGACCACGTCTTCGTGTCGGGCGAGGTCATCTCGAGCCGGCGCGGCGAGCTGTCCATCATGGTGTCCGAGTGGAGCATCGCGTCGAAAGCAGTGCTGCCGCTGCCGAACCTGCATTCCGAGCTCAGCGAGGAGAGCCGCGTCCGCAGCCGCTTCCTGGACCTCATCGTGCGCGACCGGGCCCGCGAGACGGTCGTCGCCCGCGCGAAGGTCAACGCGAGCCTGCGGCAGACGTTCGCGTCCCACGACTTCATCGAGGTCGAGACCCCGATGCTCCAGGTGCAGCACGGCGGCGCCTCCGCGCGGCCGTTCATCACGAACTCCAATGCGTTCGACACCGACCTGTATCTGCGCATCGCGCCGGAGCTGTTCCTCAAGCGCGCCGTCGTGGGCGGCATCGACCGGGTGTTCGAGATCAACCGCAACTTCCGCAATGAGGGCGCCGACTCGACGCACAGCCCGGAGTTCGCGATGCTCGAGGCCTACCAGGCGTACAGCGACTACAACGGCATCGCCGACCTCACGCAGGAGCTGATCCAGAACGCGGCGATCGCGATCTCGGGTTCGACCACGGTGACCTGGGCGGACGGCACCGAGTACGACCTGGGCGGCCAGTGGGAACGCCTGTCGATGTACGAGTCGCTGTCGGAGGCGGCCGGCCGCGAGATCACGCCCGAGACGCCGTTCGAGGACCTTGTCGCGCTCGCCGAGGCCGAGGGGGTCGACCTGCCGCCGCACGCGATCCACGGCAAGCTCGTCGAGGAGCTGTGGGAGCACTTCGTGAAGCCGGGCCTCGTGCGCCCGACCTTCGTGATGGACTTCCCGGTCGACACGAGCCCGCTGGTGCGCGAGCACCGTTCGATCGCCGGCGTCGTGGAGAAGTGGGACCTGTACGTGCGCGGCTTCGAGCTCGCGACCGGCTACTCCGAACTCGTCGATCCGGTGATCCAGCGCGAACGCTTCGTCGAGCAGGCGAAGCTCGCCGCCAAGGGCGACCTCGAGGCGATGCGCATCGACGAGGAGTTCTTGCGCGCGCTCGAGCACGGCATGCCGCCCACCGGCGGCATGGGGATGGGCATCGACCGTCTGCTCATGGCGGTGACCGGGCTCGGCATCCGCGAGACGATCCTCTTCCCGCTCGTCAAGTAG
- a CDS encoding MFS transporter, whose product MSDLAGFWVVAAAFTTVTAYATVPTPLYPLYQAADDFPVPVVTFIFAAFAVGVVVSLFLIGHISDWAGRRRMAVIAVLVSALAAVVFTVWNSVPGLIAARFVDGVSVGMLSAAATAHLAELRLKARPAETPVVAASVAGAANLGGLALGPLLGGLFAEFAPDPLELPHLVFLVLFVAAALALRAVPETVDTSAPHTAYRPQRLALPAGSGAAFAAASTGAAASFALFALFTSLAPTFLHDTFQVSDHLVDGATVFAVFGAATVAQVLLVRVAQRAQLLIAILCFAAGLLSIAAGALIPALALFIAGGIVAGAGAGIMFRSALAAASALAAPDRRGETLALLFLIAYGGLVAPVLLVGLALPFVGETAVLLVFSAVVLAATLGAGIAMRRHSLQAAAQDDPAG is encoded by the coding sequence ATGTCGGATCTCGCCGGGTTCTGGGTCGTCGCCGCCGCCTTCACGACCGTCACCGCCTACGCCACGGTGCCCACGCCGCTGTATCCGCTCTACCAGGCGGCCGACGACTTCCCCGTTCCGGTCGTGACCTTCATCTTCGCCGCGTTCGCGGTCGGAGTCGTCGTCAGCCTGTTCCTGATCGGTCACATCAGCGACTGGGCAGGACGGCGCCGGATGGCCGTGATCGCGGTCCTCGTATCTGCGCTCGCGGCAGTCGTCTTCACCGTCTGGAACTCGGTTCCCGGCCTCATCGCCGCGCGATTCGTCGACGGGGTCAGCGTCGGCATGCTCAGCGCCGCGGCGACGGCTCATCTCGCCGAACTGCGCTTGAAGGCGCGCCCCGCGGAGACGCCGGTCGTCGCAGCGTCGGTGGCCGGAGCAGCCAATCTCGGCGGGCTCGCGCTCGGACCACTCCTGGGCGGCCTGTTCGCCGAGTTCGCTCCCGACCCGCTGGAGCTGCCGCACCTCGTGTTCCTGGTCCTCTTCGTCGCGGCCGCGCTCGCGCTGCGCGCCGTGCCCGAGACCGTCGACACCTCGGCGCCGCACACGGCCTATCGCCCACAGCGGCTGGCACTCCCTGCCGGGTCCGGCGCGGCCTTCGCCGCGGCGAGCACCGGCGCGGCGGCCTCGTTCGCGCTCTTCGCGCTGTTCACGTCGCTGGCTCCGACCTTCCTTCACGACACCTTCCAGGTCTCCGATCACCTGGTGGACGGTGCGACCGTCTTCGCCGTCTTCGGCGCCGCGACGGTCGCGCAGGTGCTTCTGGTCCGCGTCGCGCAGCGGGCGCAGCTTCTCATCGCGATCCTGTGCTTCGCGGCGGGTCTCCTGTCCATCGCCGCGGGCGCACTGATCCCCGCTCTCGCGCTCTTCATCGCGGGCGGCATCGTCGCCGGCGCCGGCGCCGGCATCATGTTCCGCTCGGCGCTCGCCGCGGCGAGCGCGCTCGCGGCACCCGATCGCCGAGGCGAGACTCTCGCGCTGCTCTTCCTCATCGCTTACGGGGGCCTTGTCGCACCGGTGCTCCTCGTGGGTCTCGCCCTTCCCTTTGTGGGCGAGACGGCCGTGCTGCTCGTCTTCTCGGCCGTCGTCCTCGCTGCGACGCTCGGCGCGGGTATCGCGATGCGGCGCCACTCGCTCCAGGCGGCCGCGCAGGACGACCCGGCAGGCTGA